One genomic region from Nymphaea colorata isolate Beijing-Zhang1983 chromosome 10, ASM883128v2, whole genome shotgun sequence encodes:
- the LOC116262789 gene encoding BTB/POZ domain-containing protein At3g56230-like isoform X2 has product MDCCLCSSVAGVFRLPRNSICSSCYEGARSMIAFMEKMDGEPNPISADEQQKSRKIDITEELRSKGLSYAYRKLMEWKERDQGLIERVSFLGGLVDAFKEGLHADVQIKATDGPARLAHRAVLAARSPIFKAMFEADECKASSPYTITLPELKSEELDCLLEFLYSGSLPKDQLANHAHALLIAADKYEVQYLARCCEAQILQTLSTSNALEILELSSLCMNERLKSMSMKTIVKHREEIVFSEGYCGFVMRNAFLAVELTRAMFMEVNGQQDSLKA; this is encoded by the exons ATGGACTGCTGCCTTTGCAGTTCTGTAGCTGGCGTTTTCAGGCTGCCAAGAAACAGCATCTGCTCGAGTTGCTATGAAGGAGCACGTAGCATGATAGCTTTCATGGAAAAGATGGACGGCGAACCGAACCCCATCTCTGCTGACGAACAACAAAAATCCAGAAAGATTGATATAACGGAAGAGTTGAGATCCAAG GGGTTGTCTTACGCCTATAGGAAGTTGATGGAATGGAAGGAAAGGGACCAAGGTTTGATTGAACGAGTAAGTTTTCTAGGAGGATTAGTCGATGCGTTCAAGGAAGGACTTCACGCAGACGTTCAGATTAAGGCGACGGATGGACCAGCAAGGCTTGCCCACAGGGCCGTCCTG GCAGCAAGGTCCCCAATCTTTAAAGCAATGTTTGAAGCTGATGAATGCAAAGCTTCTTCACCTTACACCATCACTTTGCCGGAGCTCAAGAGTGAGGAGCTAGACTGCCTACTGGAATTCCTCTACTCTGGAAGTCTGCCCAAGGATCAACTTGCAAACCACGCCCATGCTCTGCTGATTGCAGCTGACAAATATGAAGTGCAATACCTAGCAAGGTGTTGTGAAGCTCAAATTCTACAGACATTGAGCACATCTAATGCATTGGAAATTCTAGAACTTTCTTCATTGTGCATGAATGAGAGGCTGAAGAGCATGTCTATGAAGACCATCGTGAAGCACAGGGAGGAGATAGTTTTTTCTGAGGGGTACTGTGGTTTTGTGATGAGGAATGCTTTTCTAGCAGTAGAACTAACGAGAGCCATGTTTATGGAGGTTAACGGCCAACAAGACAGCTTGAAAGCGTAa
- the LOC116262789 gene encoding BTB/POZ domain-containing protein At3g56230-like isoform X1, with translation MESSFVQAAVLCEPSATRWWTERIEIMDCCLCSSVAGVFRLPRNSICSSCYEGARSMIAFMEKMDGEPNPISADEQQKSRKIDITEELRSKGLSYAYRKLMEWKERDQGLIERVSFLGGLVDAFKEGLHADVQIKATDGPARLAHRAVLAARSPIFKAMFEADECKASSPYTITLPELKSEELDCLLEFLYSGSLPKDQLANHAHALLIAADKYEVQYLARCCEAQILQTLSTSNALEILELSSLCMNERLKSMSMKTIVKHREEIVFSEGYCGFVMRNAFLAVELTRAMFMEVNGQQDSLKA, from the exons ATGGAATCATCGTTTGTTCAAGCTGCAGTTTTATGTGAGCCGTCGGCAACCAG GTGGTGGACGGAGAGAATCGAGATCATGGACTGCTGCCTTTGCAGTTCTGTAGCTGGCGTTTTCAGGCTGCCAAGAAACAGCATCTGCTCGAGTTGCTATGAAGGAGCACGTAGCATGATAGCTTTCATGGAAAAGATGGACGGCGAACCGAACCCCATCTCTGCTGACGAACAACAAAAATCCAGAAAGATTGATATAACGGAAGAGTTGAGATCCAAG GGGTTGTCTTACGCCTATAGGAAGTTGATGGAATGGAAGGAAAGGGACCAAGGTTTGATTGAACGAGTAAGTTTTCTAGGAGGATTAGTCGATGCGTTCAAGGAAGGACTTCACGCAGACGTTCAGATTAAGGCGACGGATGGACCAGCAAGGCTTGCCCACAGGGCCGTCCTG GCAGCAAGGTCCCCAATCTTTAAAGCAATGTTTGAAGCTGATGAATGCAAAGCTTCTTCACCTTACACCATCACTTTGCCGGAGCTCAAGAGTGAGGAGCTAGACTGCCTACTGGAATTCCTCTACTCTGGAAGTCTGCCCAAGGATCAACTTGCAAACCACGCCCATGCTCTGCTGATTGCAGCTGACAAATATGAAGTGCAATACCTAGCAAGGTGTTGTGAAGCTCAAATTCTACAGACATTGAGCACATCTAATGCATTGGAAATTCTAGAACTTTCTTCATTGTGCATGAATGAGAGGCTGAAGAGCATGTCTATGAAGACCATCGTGAAGCACAGGGAGGAGATAGTTTTTTCTGAGGGGTACTGTGGTTTTGTGATGAGGAATGCTTTTCTAGCAGTAGAACTAACGAGAGCCATGTTTATGGAGGTTAACGGCCAACAAGACAGCTTGAAAGCGTAa